The following coding sequences lie in one Phragmites australis chromosome 8, lpPhrAust1.1, whole genome shotgun sequence genomic window:
- the LOC133926844 gene encoding GDSL esterase/lipase At5g45910-like produces MPPHHGRSQCTAPPRVASHTLSPASSHTSVRCSSPAPPSLATATPPLPSDPTPKRPAVLRRASIQSISHHAQPRRPRGTKAPTQQPNSTVHAHSLRPYKRRKRASATGSYLPRSGATPSKKPSRTALLLSCLLRARIPRVQAMGKGGLLAEARAKRRSGAAWRVCAVLAALPLLTAAAAEAPGRYRAVFNFGDSLVDAGNLVTEGIPDYLATARLPYGQTYFGYPTGRCSDGRLVVDFIAQEFGLPLPPPSKAKNASFAQGANFAITGATALDTEFFEKRGLGKTVWNSGSLFTQIQWLRDLKPSLCNSAQDCKDFFAKCLFIVGEFGGNDYNAPLFAGKDLNEAYKLMPHVIQGISDGVEQLIAEGAKDLIVPGIMPSGCFPVYLTMYTDPKEGHGSRTGCLKRFNTFSWVHNAMLKRALEKLRAKHPGVRIMYGDYFTPVIQFILHPEKFGFYKQLPRACCGAPGMGPYNFNITAKCGEPGAMTCADPKTHWSWDGIHLTEAAYGHIARGWLHGPFGDQPIVQSS; encoded by the exons ATGCCGCCACACCACGGTCGCAGTCAATGCACCGCCCCGCCCCGCGTCGCGTCGCACACCCTGTCCCCAGCCAGCTCCCACACGTCCGTCCGCTGCTCCAGCCCCGCGCCACCCTCCCTCGCCACCGCAACACCTCCACTCCCAAGTGACCCAACCCCCAAACGCCCAGCGGTTCTGCGCCGTGCAAGCATCCAATCAATCAGCCACCACGCGCAGCCGCGGCGGCCACGAGGGACCAAAGCTCCCACCCAGCAGCCCAACTCCACGGTCCATGCTCACTCGCTGCGCCCCTACAAGAGGAGGAAGCGGGCAAGCGCCACGGGTAGCTACCTGCCGCGTTCCGGAGCCACGCCAAGCAAGAAGCCAAGCCGAACCGcccttcttctttcttgtttGCTCCGCGCGCGAATTCCCCGGGTCCAGGCCATGGGGAAAGGAGGGCTACTAGCGGAAGCGAGGGCGAAAAGGAGGAGTGGCGCGGCGTGGCGCGTCTGCGCGGTCCTCGCGGCTCTGCCGCTTCTCacggcggcggctgcggaggCCCCGGGGAGGTACCGCGCGGTGTTCAATTTCGGGGACTCGCTGGTGGACGCTGGCAACCTGGTCACGGAGGGCATCCCGGACTACCTCGCTACCGCGCGGCTGCCCTACGGCCAGACCTATTTCGGGTACCCCACCGGCCGATGCTCCGACGGCCGCCTTGTCGTCgatttcattg CACAAGAGTTCggcctgccgctgccgccgccatcCAAGGCCAAGAACGCCAGCTTCGCGCAGGGCGCAAACTTCGCCATCACTGGCGCCACCGCACTCGACACCGAGTTCTTCGAGAAGCGGGGGCTCGGCAAGACCGTCTGGAACTCCGGCTCCCTCTTCACCCAAATCCAGTGGCTCCGCGACCTCAAGCCCTCACTCTGCAACTCCGCCCAAG ATTGCAAGGACTTCTTTGCCAAGTGCCTGTTTATTGTTGGTGAATTTGGCGGAAATGACTACAACGCTCCGCTGTTCGCTGGCAAGGACCTCAATGAGGCCTACAAGCTGATGCCTCATGTAATTCAGGGCATCTCCGATGGTGTTGAG CAACTGATAGCCGAGGGGGCAAAGGATTTGATTGTGCCTGGAATTATGCCGTCCGGGTGCTTTCCGGTGTACTTGACCATGTACACCGACCCGAAGGAGGGGCATGGCTCACGCACCGGCTGCCTCAAACGATTCAACACGTTCTCGTGGGTGCACAATGCGATGCTCAAGCGCGCGTTGGAGAAGCTCCGTGCGAAGCACCCTGGTGTGAGGATCATGTATGGCGATTACTTCACACCAGTTATCCAGTTCATACTTCACCCCGAGAAGTTTG GGTTTTACAAACAACTACCTAGAGCATGCTGTGGTGCTCCAGGTATGGGCCCTTACAACTTCAATATAACAGCGAAATGCGGTGAGCCTGGTGCCATGACATGTGCTGATCCTAAGACACACTGGAGCTGGGATGGCATTCACTTGACGGAGGCTGCATATGGACACATTGCCAGAGGTTGGCTGCATGGACCGTTCGGAGACCAACCTATCGTACAGTCATCTTGA